From the genome of Candidatus Baltobacteraceae bacterium, one region includes:
- a CDS encoding pentapeptide repeat-containing protein, which produces MLALFQLALAGALALAPAPGLPAVCIGCDLARTDLHGRDLHAVKWVGTDLRSADLRAANLRGAHLAGVDFTGADLRGADLRDASLAGVDLRDAKLDGARFEGARLAGVDLSRSTFAGLPDAQVRALLGQCAGCDVEHVDLHGRDLHGIAVVGSSFRDSDLRGANVSGATLCSHSEHISHNGDVENIGRIVCADLAGADLRGTDLRGVQLCDEVRGNRRDCRAVDAATLRTAAHANLDGAVGP; this is translated from the coding sequence ATGCTCGCCCTTTTCCAACTCGCACTCGCGGGCGCCCTCGCGCTGGCACCGGCCCCGGGATTGCCGGCCGTCTGCATCGGATGCGATCTCGCTCGTACGGATCTTCACGGCCGCGACTTGCACGCCGTAAAGTGGGTCGGGACCGATCTGCGTTCTGCCGATCTGCGCGCGGCCAATCTGCGCGGCGCGCACCTAGCGGGCGTCGATTTTACCGGCGCCGATCTGCGCGGCGCCGATCTGCGCGACGCGAGCCTCGCCGGGGTGGATCTGCGCGACGCGAAGCTCGACGGCGCTCGGTTCGAGGGCGCACGACTCGCGGGCGTCGACTTGAGCCGCAGCACCTTCGCCGGGTTGCCCGACGCGCAGGTACGGGCGCTGCTCGGCCAATGCGCGGGCTGCGACGTCGAACATGTAGACCTCCACGGCCGGGACTTGCACGGTATCGCCGTCGTCGGATCGAGCTTTCGCGATTCCGATCTGCGTGGGGCCAACGTCTCGGGCGCGACGCTGTGCTCGCACTCCGAACACATCTCGCATAACGGTGACGTCGAGAATATCGGACGCATCGTTTGCGCCGACCTCGCGGGGGCCGACCTGCGCGGAACGGATCTGCGCGGGGTTCAACTCTGCGACGAGGTACGCGGCAATCGTCGCGACTGTCGGGCGGTCGACGCGGCTACATTGCGAACGGCCGCACACGCAAATCTCGATGGGGCGGTCGGACCGTAG